CGAGCCTTGGCCCCATCGATCCTCAAATCAGAGGTATCCCTGCTATTGGCGTCCTAGCCGAGCTGGATAAGGCTGCGAAAGACATCGAAGAAAACCCCCATAAGATCGAGATATGGCGGGTTATTTTGAATAAATACAATCCGACTCTCATCGTTAGCTGTGAACAAGCGATCGAATGGGCGAAAGAATTTGTTGAGTCTTGGCTCACAAGCACAATGTTTGAAGGTGACGCTCAGGGGCCTGAAAAGGCTGCCCGGGTGATCTCGCTGCTCAGTGAGTTTGATCACACCCGAAATCACAGCCGTCACTTCAATATGAACAAATGTCGGGACATTGGTTTAAACGTCACGGCCATGGAAGACGACGATAATCTTCAAGATTTACTGTTATCTGTTCACCACTGCTATATGCATGTAATGGATGGGGGGCGGATCGCAAAAATGGTTGAAAATCACCTTGGTATGGGGCAGATCCGAATCATTACCGCCTGAGTTTCCGGCGGATTTTATGAATTAAAGCTTGCAGTTATGCAGGCTTTTTTTTCGTCCGAAAACTTTCCAGTTCTGAGAT
The genomic region above belongs to Pseudomonas azotoformans and contains:
- a CDS encoding SDH family Clp fold serine proteinase; the protein is MNDVLREIQQEAGAHGDAAADIVRRKYLAALTKHTGRNTIAYYSGFLTSNPNNPHLSVNDVDKNSFMAAVHGFDFEKGLDLILHTPGGDIGATESLVDYLHQLFDKNIRVLVPQIAMSAGTMIACSAKEIIMGKQSSLGPIDPQIRGIPAIGVLAELDKAAKDIEENPHKIEIWRVILNKYNPTLIVSCEQAIEWAKEFVESWLTSTMFEGDAQGPEKAARVISLLSEFDHTRNHSRHFNMNKCRDIGLNVTAMEDDDNLQDLLLSVHHCYMHVMDGGRIAKMVENHLGMGQIRIITA